In Rhipicephalus microplus isolate Deutch F79 chromosome 9, USDA_Rmic, whole genome shotgun sequence, one genomic interval encodes:
- the LOC119183120 gene encoding uncharacterized protein LOC119183120 isoform X2, producing the protein MSLKKETPSAQLLHLAALQGNLPLLVSVLDSGKVYVDCKDQEGTTALIIACANNNYDCAKELLEQGANPAAKRVTGTTALFFAAQGGYLDIARLLLEHNAPVDAASVDGGTPLLVACQCNHLDVVEELVKAGASIHTQMSDRATPLFVAAQNGHLNLVSHLIALNADINLKRTDGATALWIASQMGHTAVVAELLAHGAEVDSTRHDGATPLFKAAHKGYAGLVELLVKQGASLGLLKNGESALHAAALFDHLSVIKLLLAAGADPQLRNQDGLTPLDLAHEASNTQIVDYLKQHIATRGLPDSMRAS; encoded by the exons ATGTCGCTAAAG AAGGAGACGCCGTCGGCCCAACTGCTGCATTTGGCAGCGCTCCAGGGTAACTTGCCGCTCCTCGTGAGCGTGCTCGACAGCGGCAAAGTCTACGTGGACTGCAAGGATCAG GAAGGAACGACAGCCTTGATTATAGCTTGCGCAAACAACAACTATGACTGTGccaaagaactgctcgaacaagGCGCCAACCCAGCTGCCAAGCGAGTT ACTGGAACCACCGCTCTGTTCTTTGCGGCACAAGGGGGCTACTTAGACATTGCCAGGTTGCTCCTTGAACACAATGCCCCAGTAGATGCTGCGAGCGTG GATGGTGGCACGCCGCTGCTAGTTGCCTGTCAGTGCAACCACCTCGACGTCGTTGAAGAGCTAGTCAAAGCCGGAGCAAGTATACACACGCAAATGTCG GACCGTGCCACGCCCCTATTTGTGGCTGCTCAAAATGGACATTTGAATCTTGTTTCCCATCTCATCGCCCTCAACGCGGATATCAACTTAAAACGAACG gatGGCGCCACCGCATTGTGGATCGCATCCCAAATGGGTCACACTGCAGTCGTCGCTGAACTGCTTGCGCATGGTGCTGAGGTTGATTCAACGCGGCAT GATGGGGCAACACCACTTTTCAAGGCGGCGCACAAAGGCTATGCAGGCCTTGTCGAGCTTCTCGTGAAGCAGGGTGCTTCGCTCGGCCTTCTGAAG AACGGTGAAAGTGCCCTTCACGCTGCAGCGTTATTTGATCACCTGAGCGTTATCAAGCTGCTCTTAGCTGCCGGAGCGGACCCACAGCTGAGGAACCAG GACGGATTGACCCCGCTTGACCTCGCGCACGAGGCTTCCAACACCCAGATCGTCGACTACCTGAAGCAGCACATCGCGACGCGGGGCCTTCCGGACTCGATGCGTGCCTCCTGA
- the LOC119183120 gene encoding uncharacterized protein LOC119183120 isoform X4: MKMPFQGLAGTNFTYFSLQKETPSAQLLHLAALQGNLPLLVSVLDSGKVYVDCKDQEGTTALIIACANNNYDCAKELLEQGANPAAKRVDGGTPLLVACQCNHLDVVEELVKAGASIHTQMSDRATPLFVAAQNGHLNLVSHLIALNADINLKRTDGATALWIASQMGHTAVVAELLAHGAEVDSTRHDGATPLFKAAHKGYAGLVELLVKQGASLGLLKNGESALHAAALFDHLSVIKLLLAAGADPQLRNQDGLTPLDLAHEASNTQIVDYLKQHIATRGLPDSMRAS, translated from the exons ATGAAGATGCCTTTCCAGGGACTCGCGGGAACGAACTTCACGTACTTCTCGTTGCAGAAGGAGACGCCGTCGGCCCAACTGCTGCATTTGGCAGCGCTCCAGGGTAACTTGCCGCTCCTCGTGAGCGTGCTCGACAGCGGCAAAGTCTACGTGGACTGCAAGGATCAG GAAGGAACGACAGCCTTGATTATAGCTTGCGCAAACAACAACTATGACTGTGccaaagaactgctcgaacaagGCGCCAACCCAGCTGCCAAGCGAGTT GATGGTGGCACGCCGCTGCTAGTTGCCTGTCAGTGCAACCACCTCGACGTCGTTGAAGAGCTAGTCAAAGCCGGAGCAAGTATACACACGCAAATGTCG GACCGTGCCACGCCCCTATTTGTGGCTGCTCAAAATGGACATTTGAATCTTGTTTCCCATCTCATCGCCCTCAACGCGGATATCAACTTAAAACGAACG gatGGCGCCACCGCATTGTGGATCGCATCCCAAATGGGTCACACTGCAGTCGTCGCTGAACTGCTTGCGCATGGTGCTGAGGTTGATTCAACGCGGCAT GATGGGGCAACACCACTTTTCAAGGCGGCGCACAAAGGCTATGCAGGCCTTGTCGAGCTTCTCGTGAAGCAGGGTGCTTCGCTCGGCCTTCTGAAG AACGGTGAAAGTGCCCTTCACGCTGCAGCGTTATTTGATCACCTGAGCGTTATCAAGCTGCTCTTAGCTGCCGGAGCGGACCCACAGCTGAGGAACCAG GACGGATTGACCCCGCTTGACCTCGCGCACGAGGCTTCCAACACCCAGATCGTCGACTACCTGAAGCAGCACATCGCGACGCGGGGCCTTCCGGACTCGATGCGTGCCTCCTGA
- the LOC119183120 gene encoding uncharacterized protein LOC119183120 isoform X1, translated as MKMPFQGLAGTNFTYFSLQKETPSAQLLHLAALQGNLPLLVSVLDSGKVYVDCKDQEGTTALIIACANNNYDCAKELLEQGANPAAKRVTGTTALFFAAQGGYLDIARLLLEHNAPVDAASVDGGTPLLVACQCNHLDVVEELVKAGASIHTQMSDRATPLFVAAQNGHLNLVSHLIALNADINLKRTDGATALWIASQMGHTAVVAELLAHGAEVDSTRHDGATPLFKAAHKGYAGLVELLVKQGASLGLLKNGESALHAAALFDHLSVIKLLLAAGADPQLRNQDGLTPLDLAHEASNTQIVDYLKQHIATRGLPDSMRAS; from the exons ATGAAGATGCCTTTCCAGGGACTCGCGGGAACGAACTTCACGTACTTCTCGTTGCAGAAGGAGACGCCGTCGGCCCAACTGCTGCATTTGGCAGCGCTCCAGGGTAACTTGCCGCTCCTCGTGAGCGTGCTCGACAGCGGCAAAGTCTACGTGGACTGCAAGGATCAG GAAGGAACGACAGCCTTGATTATAGCTTGCGCAAACAACAACTATGACTGTGccaaagaactgctcgaacaagGCGCCAACCCAGCTGCCAAGCGAGTT ACTGGAACCACCGCTCTGTTCTTTGCGGCACAAGGGGGCTACTTAGACATTGCCAGGTTGCTCCTTGAACACAATGCCCCAGTAGATGCTGCGAGCGTG GATGGTGGCACGCCGCTGCTAGTTGCCTGTCAGTGCAACCACCTCGACGTCGTTGAAGAGCTAGTCAAAGCCGGAGCAAGTATACACACGCAAATGTCG GACCGTGCCACGCCCCTATTTGTGGCTGCTCAAAATGGACATTTGAATCTTGTTTCCCATCTCATCGCCCTCAACGCGGATATCAACTTAAAACGAACG gatGGCGCCACCGCATTGTGGATCGCATCCCAAATGGGTCACACTGCAGTCGTCGCTGAACTGCTTGCGCATGGTGCTGAGGTTGATTCAACGCGGCAT GATGGGGCAACACCACTTTTCAAGGCGGCGCACAAAGGCTATGCAGGCCTTGTCGAGCTTCTCGTGAAGCAGGGTGCTTCGCTCGGCCTTCTGAAG AACGGTGAAAGTGCCCTTCACGCTGCAGCGTTATTTGATCACCTGAGCGTTATCAAGCTGCTCTTAGCTGCCGGAGCGGACCCACAGCTGAGGAACCAG GACGGATTGACCCCGCTTGACCTCGCGCACGAGGCTTCCAACACCCAGATCGTCGACTACCTGAAGCAGCACATCGCGACGCGGGGCCTTCCGGACTCGATGCGTGCCTCCTGA
- the LOC119183120 gene encoding uncharacterized protein LOC119183120 isoform X3 gives MKMPFQGLAGTNFTYFSLQKETPSAQLLHLAALQGNLPLLVSVLDSGKVYVDCKDQEGTTALIIACANNNYDCAKELLEQGANPAAKRVTGTTALFFAAQGGYLDIARLLLEHNAPVDAASVDRATPLFVAAQNGHLNLVSHLIALNADINLKRTDGATALWIASQMGHTAVVAELLAHGAEVDSTRHDGATPLFKAAHKGYAGLVELLVKQGASLGLLKNGESALHAAALFDHLSVIKLLLAAGADPQLRNQDGLTPLDLAHEASNTQIVDYLKQHIATRGLPDSMRAS, from the exons ATGAAGATGCCTTTCCAGGGACTCGCGGGAACGAACTTCACGTACTTCTCGTTGCAGAAGGAGACGCCGTCGGCCCAACTGCTGCATTTGGCAGCGCTCCAGGGTAACTTGCCGCTCCTCGTGAGCGTGCTCGACAGCGGCAAAGTCTACGTGGACTGCAAGGATCAG GAAGGAACGACAGCCTTGATTATAGCTTGCGCAAACAACAACTATGACTGTGccaaagaactgctcgaacaagGCGCCAACCCAGCTGCCAAGCGAGTT ACTGGAACCACCGCTCTGTTCTTTGCGGCACAAGGGGGCTACTTAGACATTGCCAGGTTGCTCCTTGAACACAATGCCCCAGTAGATGCTGCGAGCGTG GACCGTGCCACGCCCCTATTTGTGGCTGCTCAAAATGGACATTTGAATCTTGTTTCCCATCTCATCGCCCTCAACGCGGATATCAACTTAAAACGAACG gatGGCGCCACCGCATTGTGGATCGCATCCCAAATGGGTCACACTGCAGTCGTCGCTGAACTGCTTGCGCATGGTGCTGAGGTTGATTCAACGCGGCAT GATGGGGCAACACCACTTTTCAAGGCGGCGCACAAAGGCTATGCAGGCCTTGTCGAGCTTCTCGTGAAGCAGGGTGCTTCGCTCGGCCTTCTGAAG AACGGTGAAAGTGCCCTTCACGCTGCAGCGTTATTTGATCACCTGAGCGTTATCAAGCTGCTCTTAGCTGCCGGAGCGGACCCACAGCTGAGGAACCAG GACGGATTGACCCCGCTTGACCTCGCGCACGAGGCTTCCAACACCCAGATCGTCGACTACCTGAAGCAGCACATCGCGACGCGGGGCCTTCCGGACTCGATGCGTGCCTCCTGA